The Halosimplex litoreum genome has a window encoding:
- the coxB gene encoding cytochrome c oxidase subunit II has protein sequence MSALLSTLAVIAPCILVAAVWHRTDPFADSRGRGDASAGQPVDGGSADATPTTDGGTMRTKPLGPRRWLTTVDHRDVGLLYLAFGTIAGLWGGMDAMMMRTELLTSTVSVWDAETYNALFTTHGITMLFFFAAPVFAGIANYVIPLLIGADDMAFPRINALAFWLLPPALLIARAGIVTELIGKTLEGALGLLPPNAMAPFGGLAAVIDPLLALEPPGIGWTMYTPLSIQDPNQQVNLLLLGLHLSGVATTMGAINFIATIVSERGDEVSWADLDLFSWNILTQSGIILFAFPLLGSAMVMLLLDRVVGTTFFAVGEGGGPILWQHLFWFFGHPEVYILVLPAFGLVSYIMPKFAGRKLFGFRFVVYSTLAIGVLSFGVWAHHMFATGIDPRVRASFMFVSIAIAVPSAVKTFNWIATLWNGRIRLTAPMLFCLGGLALFVVGGITGVFLAAIPFNLVVHDTYYVVGHFHLIIMGVIPFSMFAACYYWFPMITGRWYNRPVAVAQAVVLSVGSAVTFIPMLVTGTDGLPRRYASYPQVFELLNQVSSAGAYLIGLAAVLWVFNMVQSYRVGPPVTDDDVWNLAETGQRAREWHHPAGRPTQRAPAVGDVAPEDDESDESETGTDGGAPADDGTPEDDPPVDSGSPGDDSPTDDVPTERDRASALDRSTRDDAIGGRGALRLVGAVTVAIALLVVAGRLLLPLTGFDSTTEALIRTLNRRLLLVAVPLALLVEGLLIYAVVRFRGGVAIPTPENTTLEISWTVATAFVLLFVAVVSYGVLGSPFVTASPEPAGERPADAVEIEIVAEQFSYDVRYPAANVTVESTDVIYAPTDRPVYFEVRAADVLHSVHVPALGLKQDAFPGQWNLLHTRLLDPGDYRLYCAEFCGVGHSRMRTTLSVVSPERYRQRVDALAAESEATGGSTYAEGNATAGNATIERPSARTG, from the coding sequence GCGATGATGATGCGGACGGAGCTGCTGACGTCGACCGTCTCCGTCTGGGACGCCGAGACCTACAACGCTCTCTTTACGACCCACGGGATCACGATGCTGTTTTTCTTCGCCGCACCGGTGTTCGCCGGCATCGCCAACTACGTCATCCCGCTGCTCATCGGCGCCGACGACATGGCGTTCCCGCGGATCAACGCCCTCGCGTTCTGGTTGCTCCCTCCCGCGTTGCTGATCGCCCGCGCCGGGATCGTCACCGAACTGATCGGCAAGACCCTCGAAGGCGCGCTCGGACTCCTCCCACCGAACGCGATGGCGCCGTTCGGCGGCCTCGCCGCCGTCATCGACCCGCTGTTGGCGCTGGAACCGCCGGGGATCGGCTGGACGATGTACACGCCGCTGTCGATACAGGACCCCAACCAGCAGGTCAACCTGCTGTTGCTCGGCTTGCACCTCAGCGGCGTCGCGACGACGATGGGCGCGATCAACTTCATCGCGACCATCGTCTCCGAGCGCGGCGACGAGGTGAGCTGGGCCGACCTCGATCTGTTCTCCTGGAACATCCTCACCCAGTCGGGGATAATCCTCTTCGCGTTCCCGCTGTTGGGCAGCGCGATGGTCATGCTCCTGCTGGACCGAGTCGTCGGCACGACCTTCTTCGCCGTCGGCGAGGGCGGGGGGCCGATCCTCTGGCAACACCTGTTCTGGTTCTTCGGCCACCCGGAAGTGTACATCCTCGTCCTCCCGGCTTTCGGCCTGGTCAGCTACATCATGCCGAAGTTCGCCGGTCGGAAGCTGTTCGGCTTCCGCTTCGTCGTCTACTCGACGCTGGCCATCGGCGTCCTCTCCTTCGGCGTCTGGGCCCACCACATGTTCGCGACGGGCATCGACCCGCGCGTTCGGGCCAGTTTCATGTTCGTCTCGATCGCCATCGCCGTCCCCAGCGCCGTCAAGACGTTCAACTGGATCGCGACGCTGTGGAACGGGCGGATACGGCTCACCGCGCCGATGCTGTTCTGTCTCGGCGGCCTCGCCCTGTTCGTCGTCGGCGGGATCACCGGCGTGTTCCTGGCCGCGATCCCGTTCAACCTCGTCGTCCACGACACCTACTACGTCGTCGGCCACTTCCACCTCATCATCATGGGGGTCATCCCCTTCAGCATGTTCGCGGCCTGTTACTACTGGTTCCCCATGATAACGGGCCGGTGGTACAACCGACCCGTCGCCGTCGCCCAGGCGGTCGTGCTGTCGGTCGGCTCTGCGGTCACCTTCATCCCGATGCTCGTCACCGGAACCGACGGGCTCCCCAGGCGATACGCCAGCTACCCCCAGGTGTTCGAGCTGCTCAACCAGGTCTCCTCGGCCGGCGCGTACCTGATCGGCCTCGCAGCCGTCCTCTGGGTGTTCAACATGGTGCAGTCCTACCGTGTCGGCCCACCGGTCACCGACGACGACGTCTGGAATCTCGCCGAGACCGGTCAGCGCGCCCGCGAGTGGCACCACCCCGCCGGCCGTCCGACCCAGCGCGCGCCCGCTGTCGGGGACGTGGCACCCGAGGACGACGAAAGCGACGAGAGCGAGACCGGGACCGACGGCGGCGCGCCGGCCGACGACGGGACTCCCGAAGACGACCCGCCCGTCGACAGCGGGAGTCCGGGCGACGACTCGCCCACCGACGACGTACCGACCGAACGGGACCGCGCGAGCGCCCTCGACCGGTCGACCCGCGACGACGCGATCGGCGGGCGAGGGGCGCTCCGACTCGTCGGCGCGGTGACGGTCGCCATCGCCCTCCTCGTCGTGGCCGGGCGCCTACTGCTCCCGCTGACGGGGTTCGACTCGACGACGGAGGCGCTGATCCGGACGCTCAACCGGCGGTTGTTGCTGGTCGCGGTTCCCCTGGCCCTACTGGTCGAGGGGCTCCTGATCTACGCGGTCGTCCGGTTCCGCGGCGGCGTCGCGATCCCGACGCCCGAGAACACCACGCTGGAGATCAGCTGGACGGTCGCGACAGCGTTCGTCCTCCTGTTCGTCGCCGTCGTCTCCTACGGCGTGCTCGGCTCACCGTTCGTCACCGCGTCGCCGGAGCCGGCCGGCGAACGGCCCGCCGACGCCGTCGAGATCGAGATCGTCGCCGAGCAGTTCTCCTACGACGTCCGCTACCCGGCGGCGAACGTCACGGTCGAGAGTACCGACGTGATCTACGCGCCCACCGACCGGCCGGTGTACTTCGAGGTGCGTGCAGCGGACGTGTTACACTCCGTTCACGTCCCTGCGCTGGGACTCAAACAGGACGCCTTCCCCGGCCAGTGGAACCTCCTCCACACTCGGCTGCTGGACCCCGGCGACTACCGGCTGTACTGCGCGGAGTTCTGCGGCGTCGGCCACTCCCGGATGCGGACGACACTGAGTGTCGTCTCGCCCGAACGGTACCGCCAGCGGGTCGACGCCCTCGCCGCCGAGAGCGAGGCGACCGGAGGGAGCACGTACGCCGAAGGGAACGCCACCGCCGGAAACGCGACGATCGAGCGTCCGTCGGCTCGAACCGGGTGA
- a CDS encoding beta-mannosidase, producing the protein MQKRSLDGEWEFRREGGEWRTGAVPGGVYTDLLAADAIPDPFVEDNELDVQWVGKSDWTYRRTVTVDERLLDHERIVLQCDGLDTVATVSVNGRVVGESVNMHVGNEFDVADALEPGDNEVTVAFRSPVEYGQERAAEYPYEVPCIRYPVDQPGRPFVRKAQCHYGWDWGPCLPTMGIYRDISILAYSEPRVRYTKTEQDHDGDGIDLTVRAGVDAPSAGSYDLTVEVADTVRTESVDLDEGEQEVEVTVSVDEGSVDLWWPNGYGDQPLYDLSVRVGDGPDAHEIADRVGFREVELVAEPDDVGTSFYFEVNGEPVYAKGANTIPTAPLYGDVTDERYEHLIRSAADANMNMLRVWGGGYYEEEVFYDLCDEYGILVWQDFMFSCSLHPANDDFLDTVEQEVRYQVRRLANHPSIAVWCANNENEEAAQNWFVDHPHHAEHLDDYAALYEETVGPACREEDPSRTYWPGSPSSGPDELEPYVFEKGDIHYWDVWHRGQPFEDYLTTNPRFVSEFGYQSFPSTDSLRTVLDPEDFNPTSPTMEHHQRNPGGNTTILRRMADYFRFPFDFDDFVYLSQLLQAEAMSTAIEHWRRRKPTTMGALYWQLNDLWPVASWASVEYDGKWKAQQYAARRQFAPVLLSFHPSYEGRDGVDNAQAEDPEDGDWGDVTAQTLWVTSDETERLSGDVALEVLTFDGELVHEETVAVNIDAHQSAELATVDRDDLPEGVDTSEVMVRAAFEDGGSDDGASAADALDSYPATTFFADYKRLDLPETDLSVEVDGADVTVTAEKAALFVELDPGTMAGAFSDDFFHLAPGEVRTLTFDAYDGRRDALVEAELEDELTVRHLRGTY; encoded by the coding sequence ATGCAGAAACGTTCACTCGATGGCGAGTGGGAGTTTCGCCGCGAGGGCGGGGAGTGGCGGACCGGCGCGGTGCCCGGCGGCGTCTACACGGACCTCCTGGCGGCCGACGCGATCCCCGACCCGTTCGTCGAGGACAACGAACTCGACGTGCAGTGGGTCGGGAAGTCCGACTGGACCTACCGCCGCACCGTCACCGTCGACGAGCGCCTGCTCGACCACGAGCGGATCGTCCTCCAGTGCGACGGCCTCGACACTGTCGCGACCGTCTCGGTCAACGGCCGGGTCGTCGGCGAGTCCGTCAACATGCACGTCGGCAACGAGTTCGACGTGGCCGACGCCCTCGAACCCGGCGACAACGAGGTCACCGTCGCCTTCCGTTCGCCCGTCGAGTACGGCCAGGAACGGGCCGCCGAGTACCCCTACGAGGTGCCGTGTATCCGCTATCCCGTCGACCAGCCCGGTCGGCCGTTCGTCCGGAAGGCCCAGTGTCACTACGGCTGGGACTGGGGCCCCTGTCTCCCGACGATGGGCATCTACCGTGACATCTCCATCCTCGCCTACTCCGAACCGCGCGTGCGCTACACCAAGACCGAACAGGACCACGACGGCGACGGAATCGACCTGACCGTCCGCGCGGGCGTCGACGCCCCGAGCGCCGGCAGCTACGACCTGACCGTCGAGGTGGCCGACACCGTCCGCACCGAGTCCGTCGACCTCGACGAGGGCGAACAGGAGGTCGAGGTGACGGTCTCGGTCGACGAGGGATCGGTCGACCTGTGGTGGCCCAACGGCTACGGCGACCAGCCGCTGTACGACCTCTCCGTGCGGGTCGGTGACGGCCCCGACGCTCACGAAATCGCCGACCGCGTCGGCTTCCGCGAGGTCGAACTGGTCGCCGAACCCGACGACGTAGGGACATCGTTCTACTTCGAGGTCAACGGCGAACCCGTCTACGCCAAGGGCGCCAACACCATCCCGACCGCGCCGCTGTACGGCGACGTGACCGACGAGCGCTACGAGCATCTGATCCGCAGCGCCGCCGACGCCAACATGAACATGCTCCGAGTCTGGGGCGGCGGCTACTACGAGGAGGAGGTCTTCTACGACCTCTGTGACGAGTACGGCATCCTCGTCTGGCAGGACTTCATGTTCTCCTGCTCGCTCCACCCCGCGAACGACGACTTCCTCGACACCGTCGAGCAGGAGGTCCGCTACCAGGTGCGCCGGCTCGCCAATCACCCCTCGATCGCCGTCTGGTGCGCGAACAACGAGAACGAGGAGGCCGCACAGAACTGGTTCGTCGACCACCCTCACCACGCCGAGCACCTCGACGACTACGCCGCCCTCTACGAGGAGACGGTCGGCCCGGCCTGCCGCGAGGAGGACCCCTCCCGCACCTACTGGCCCGGTTCGCCCTCCAGCGGCCCGGACGAACTCGAACCGTACGTCTTCGAGAAAGGCGACATCCACTACTGGGACGTGTGGCACCGGGGCCAGCCGTTCGAGGACTATCTCACTACGAACCCCCGGTTCGTATCCGAGTTCGGCTACCAGTCGTTCCCCTCGACGGACTCGCTGCGCACGGTCCTCGACCCCGAGGACTTCAACCCGACCTCGCCGACGATGGAGCACCACCAGCGCAACCCCGGCGGCAACACGACCATCCTCCGCCGGATGGCCGACTACTTCCGCTTCCCCTTCGACTTCGACGACTTCGTCTACCTCTCGCAGCTGTTGCAGGCCGAGGCGATGTCGACGGCCATCGAGCACTGGCGCCGGCGCAAACCCACGACCATGGGCGCGCTGTACTGGCAACTCAACGACCTCTGGCCCGTCGCGTCGTGGGCCTCGGTCGAGTACGACGGCAAGTGGAAAGCCCAGCAGTACGCCGCCCGCCGGCAGTTCGCGCCCGTCCTCCTCTCCTTTCACCCGAGCTACGAGGGCCGCGACGGCGTCGACAACGCTCAGGCCGAAGACCCCGAAGACGGGGACTGGGGCGACGTGACCGCACAGACGCTGTGGGTCACCAGCGACGAGACCGAGCGCCTCTCGGGCGACGTGGCGCTCGAAGTCCTCACCTTCGACGGCGAACTCGTCCACGAGGAGACCGTCGCGGTGAACATCGACGCCCACCAGAGCGCCGAACTGGCGACCGTCGACCGCGACGACCTGCCCGAGGGCGTCGACACCAGCGAGGTCATGGTCCGCGCGGCGTTCGAGGACGGCGGGAGCGACGACGGTGCCAGCGCGGCCGACGCCCTCGACTCGTATCCGGCGACGACCTTCTTCGCGGACTACAAGCGCCTGGACCTGCCCGAGACCGACCTCTCCGTCGAGGTCGACGGTGCGGACGTGACGGTCACCGCCGAGAAGGCGGCGCTGTTCGTCGAACTCGACCCCGGGACGATGGCCGGCGCGTTCTCGGACGACTTCTTCCACCTCGCGCCCGGTGAGGTTCGGACGCTCACCTTCGATGCCTACGACGGCCGCCGCGACGCGCTCGTCGAGGCGGAACTCGAAGACGAGCTGACCGTGCGCCACCTCCGCGGGACGTACTGA
- a CDS encoding DUF7550 family protein yields MADDHDDGHHDHDRPDYDPANKDLPSGEPPLRSTAPQSEYTGRDVGVGVAVVLVGVALTFVLPIAVV; encoded by the coding sequence ATGGCCGACGACCACGACGACGGACATCACGACCACGACCGCCCGGACTACGACCCCGCGAACAAGGACCTCCCGTCCGGCGAACCGCCGCTGCGCTCGACGGCACCGCAGAGCGAGTACACCGGTCGCGACGTGGGTGTCGGCGTCGCCGTCGTGCTCGTCGGCGTCGCCCTCACGTTCGTCCTGCCGATCGCAGTGGTCTAG
- a CDS encoding YbhB/YbcL family Raf kinase inhibitor-like protein translates to MRRRDVLATVAGATAVGVAGCAGSEAETETPRAFRVSSPAIDPDEQLPARFTCTGEGVSPPFVVERTPEPTAAVAVTASFNQGPITDRTFWTLWNVPPDRTRIPAALPGEAVVESLGGARQGRPEGGDPGYLSPCPPRGEPFTYRFQVYALSERLSVEGGATHDTASEAIGNAVLASRRFSVEYTRPSSDPDAQAESND, encoded by the coding sequence ATGCGACGCCGGGACGTACTCGCGACGGTCGCCGGCGCCACCGCCGTCGGTGTCGCCGGCTGTGCCGGGTCGGAGGCGGAGACCGAGACGCCGCGCGCGTTCCGCGTCTCCAGTCCGGCCATAGACCCCGACGAACAACTGCCTGCGCGGTTCACCTGCACCGGCGAGGGCGTCTCGCCGCCGTTCGTCGTCGAGCGCACGCCAGAACCGACCGCGGCGGTGGCGGTGACGGCGTCGTTCAACCAGGGGCCGATCACCGACCGGACCTTCTGGACGCTGTGGAACGTCCCGCCCGACCGCACCCGGATCCCCGCCGCCCTCCCGGGCGAGGCGGTCGTCGAGTCGCTCGGCGGAGCACGCCAGGGGCGCCCCGAAGGCGGAGACCCCGGATACCTGTCACCCTGCCCCCCGCGCGGGGAACCGTTCACCTATCGCTTTCAAGTGTACGCACTCTCCGAACGGCTGTCCGTCGAGGGCGGAGCGACACACGACACCGCGAGCGAGGCGATCGGCAACGCCGTCCTCGCGAGCCGGCGGTTCTCCGTCGAGTACACTCGGCCGTCGTCGGATCCGGACGCCCAAGCGGAGTCGAACGACTGA
- the purL gene encoding phosphoribosylformylglycinamidine synthase subunit PurL produces the protein MSLTDSDHDLVVEELGREPTRAEAALFENLWSEHCAYRSSWPLLSAFDSEGDQVVVGPGDDAGVVSIPSEGDDETYITMGIESHNHPSYVDPFDGAATGVGGIVRDTLSMGAYPIALADSLYFGDFDREHSRYLFEGVVEGISHYGNCIGVPTVTGSTAFHGDYEGNPLVNVACVGLIDDPDRLVTAEAQEPGNKLVLVGNSTGRDGLGGASFASEDLAEDAETEDRPAVQVGDPYTEKLLVEANEALIDEELIESARDLGAAGLGGASSEMVAKGGLGANIELTNVHEREPNMNAMEYLLAESQERMCYEVRPENVDRVREIADRYDLGASVIGEVTDGNYVCTFEGETVVDAPAEFLGDGAPYNDLPADEPEEQERDLPGDVDLAEAFEAVVGSPNTASKEWVYRQYDHEVQVRTATPPGDDAAILAVREAGTGLAFSSGADPNWTTAAPYEGARAVALENATNVAAKGATPHAAVDCLNGGNPEKSDVYGGFEGIVDGLAEMCSTLDVPVLGGNVSLYNDSVAGPIPPTPTLALVGVKDGYDAPPHALSGEGDLLLVGARSLEGDAEARLGGSEYLAQFGGTDRFPESLADPDAFVDTLVDVANDDATLTTHDVSHGGLAVALAEMVSDGAGASVDLDAPSKGSPAALLFGEQAGRVVIETTDASAVREAFDGVAPVYDLGSADDSGTLDVALADGDLSYDAAEIAGLRDVIDRELD, from the coding sequence ATGAGTCTCACCGATAGCGACCACGACCTGGTGGTCGAGGAACTGGGGCGGGAGCCGACCCGCGCCGAGGCCGCGCTGTTCGAGAACCTCTGGAGCGAACACTGCGCCTACCGCTCCTCGTGGCCGCTGCTCTCCGCCTTCGACAGCGAGGGCGACCAGGTCGTCGTCGGCCCCGGCGACGACGCGGGCGTCGTCTCCATCCCCTCCGAGGGCGACGACGAGACCTACATCACGATGGGTATCGAGAGCCACAACCACCCCTCCTACGTCGATCCGTTCGACGGCGCCGCCACGGGCGTCGGCGGCATCGTCCGCGACACCCTCTCGATGGGCGCCTACCCCATCGCGCTCGCCGACTCCCTCTATTTCGGCGATTTCGACCGCGAGCACTCCCGCTATCTCTTCGAGGGCGTCGTCGAGGGCATCTCCCACTACGGCAACTGCATCGGCGTCCCCACCGTCACCGGCTCGACCGCCTTCCACGGCGACTACGAGGGCAACCCGCTGGTCAACGTCGCCTGCGTCGGCCTGATCGACGACCCCGACCGCCTCGTCACTGCCGAGGCCCAAGAGCCCGGGAACAAGCTCGTCCTCGTCGGGAACTCGACGGGTCGCGACGGGCTCGGCGGCGCCTCCTTCGCGAGCGAGGACCTCGCCGAGGACGCCGAGACCGAGGACCGACCGGCAGTGCAGGTCGGTGACCCCTACACCGAGAAGCTGCTCGTCGAGGCCAACGAGGCGTTGATCGACGAGGAACTGATCGAGTCGGCTCGCGACCTCGGTGCGGCGGGCCTGGGCGGCGCCTCCTCCGAGATGGTCGCCAAGGGCGGCCTCGGGGCGAACATCGAGCTGACGAACGTTCACGAGCGCGAGCCGAACATGAACGCGATGGAGTACCTGCTCGCCGAGAGTCAGGAGCGGATGTGCTACGAGGTCCGCCCGGAGAACGTCGACCGCGTCCGGGAGATCGCCGACCGCTACGACCTCGGTGCGTCGGTCATCGGCGAGGTCACCGACGGCAACTACGTCTGCACCTTCGAGGGCGAGACGGTCGTCGACGCGCCCGCGGAGTTCCTCGGCGACGGCGCGCCGTACAACGACCTCCCGGCCGACGAACCCGAGGAACAGGAGCGGGACCTCCCCGGAGACGTCGACCTGGCGGAGGCGTTCGAGGCCGTCGTCGGCAGTCCGAACACGGCGTCGAAGGAGTGGGTGTATCGGCAGTACGACCACGAGGTGCAGGTTCGCACGGCGACGCCGCCGGGCGACGACGCCGCGATCCTGGCCGTCAGAGAGGCCGGAACGGGGCTCGCGTTCTCCTCGGGCGCCGACCCCAACTGGACGACGGCGGCCCCCTACGAGGGCGCCCGCGCCGTCGCGCTGGAGAACGCGACCAACGTCGCCGCGAAGGGCGCGACCCCCCACGCCGCGGTCGACTGTCTCAACGGCGGCAACCCCGAGAAGTCAGACGTCTACGGCGGGTTCGAGGGGATCGTCGACGGCCTCGCCGAGATGTGCTCGACGCTGGACGTGCCCGTCCTCGGCGGGAACGTCTCGCTGTACAACGATTCGGTCGCCGGACCCATCCCGCCGACGCCGACGCTCGCGCTTGTGGGCGTCAAAGACGGGTACGACGCGCCGCCCCACGCCCTCTCCGGCGAGGGCGACCTCCTGCTCGTCGGCGCGCGCTCGCTGGAGGGCGACGCCGAGGCGCGACTCGGCGGCTCGGAGTACCTCGCACAGTTCGGGGGGACCGATCGCTTCCCGGAGTCGCTGGCCGACCCCGACGCGTTCGTCGACACGCTGGTCGACGTGGCGAACGACGACGCGACACTCACGACCCACGACGTGAGCCACGGCGGCCTCGCGGTCGCGCTCGCCGAGATGGTCTCGGACGGAGCCGGCGCCAGCGTCGACCTCGACGCGCCGTCGAAGGGGTCGCCCGCGGCGCTACTGTTCGGCGAGCAGGCCGGCCGCGTCGTGATCGAGACGACAGACGCGAGCGCGGTTCGCGAGGCCTTCGACGGCGTCGCCCCCGTATACGACCTCGGGAGCGCCGACGACTCCGGGACGCTCGACGTGGCGCTGGCCGACGGCGATCTGTCCTACGACGCCGCCGAGATCGCGGGCCTGCGCGACGTGATCGACCGCGAACTTGACTGA